In one Sphingobacterium daejeonense genomic region, the following are encoded:
- a CDS encoding Rne/Rng family ribonuclease produces the protein MVKELIIDSVPDKGVTIALLQDKQLVELNREQAGNHYAVGDIYLGRVKKIMPGLNAAFVDVGYEKDAFLHYLDLGPQVQSLIKLTRVVKNGSYQEKLLNSLKLEKDIDKAGKISDVLSRNMLLPVQIAKEPISTKGPRLSSDLSIAGRFVVLVPFSSSVSISKKIKGSAERNRLKKIVESIKPTNFGVIIRTVSEGKGVDELQKDLLDLISKWELFTKRLKTAEPPQKVLGEMDRASTILRDILTDEFTHIYVNDNEIFEEVKSYIQEISPDLEKIVKFYKGKEPIFDHFGVEKQIKASFGKTVNLQGGAYLVVEHTEALHVIDVNSGNRIANKENQEDNALLVNKEAAKEIARQLRLRDMGGIVVIDFIDMHKAPNRKELYGFLKECMLSDRARHTILPPSKFGLVQITRQRVRPEMSIVTNEKCPACDGTGEIRSSIVLLDDIENNLSFILQEQNEVGVTLCVHPYIAAYIKSGLISRRMKWFLKYWKWIKVKEVSAYHLTEFHFFNSKDEEIKL, from the coding sequence TTGGTAAAGGAATTAATTATCGATTCAGTCCCCGACAAAGGGGTCACTATTGCTTTACTACAGGACAAACAACTAGTAGAACTAAACAGGGAGCAAGCAGGCAACCATTATGCCGTAGGCGATATTTACTTAGGGAGAGTAAAGAAAATCATGCCCGGACTGAATGCCGCATTCGTAGACGTTGGATACGAAAAAGATGCATTCCTGCATTACCTCGACCTAGGACCTCAAGTACAATCCTTAATCAAATTAACAAGGGTAGTAAAGAACGGCAGTTATCAAGAGAAACTGCTCAATAGTTTGAAGCTTGAAAAGGACATTGACAAGGCTGGAAAAATATCTGATGTTTTAAGCCGAAATATGTTATTACCAGTGCAGATAGCCAAAGAACCTATCTCTACAAAAGGACCAAGGTTAAGCTCAGACTTATCCATAGCGGGACGATTTGTAGTACTGGTGCCATTTTCAAGTTCGGTTTCCATTTCCAAAAAGATAAAAGGCAGTGCCGAAAGAAATAGACTCAAGAAAATTGTGGAAAGCATTAAACCCACAAATTTCGGAGTAATTATTAGAACGGTATCGGAAGGGAAAGGAGTTGATGAACTCCAAAAAGACCTACTAGACCTAATATCTAAATGGGAATTGTTTACCAAACGCCTTAAAACTGCTGAACCCCCTCAGAAAGTGCTCGGTGAAATGGATCGTGCATCCACCATCCTGCGTGATATCCTAACAGATGAATTCACTCATATATATGTAAATGACAATGAAATCTTCGAGGAAGTAAAATCATATATTCAAGAGATATCGCCAGACCTGGAAAAAATAGTGAAATTCTATAAAGGAAAAGAACCTATTTTTGACCATTTCGGCGTAGAAAAGCAAATTAAGGCGTCATTCGGCAAGACTGTTAACCTCCAAGGTGGTGCATACCTCGTAGTAGAACACACAGAAGCACTACACGTCATCGACGTCAATAGCGGTAACAGAATTGCAAACAAAGAAAATCAAGAAGATAACGCACTCCTCGTAAATAAGGAAGCTGCAAAAGAAATTGCCCGACAGCTTAGGCTAAGGGATATGGGTGGAATTGTAGTAATCGATTTTATCGATATGCACAAAGCACCAAACAGAAAAGAATTATATGGATTCTTGAAGGAATGCATGCTCAGCGATAGAGCTAGACATACCATTCTCCCTCCTAGTAAATTTGGACTCGTCCAAATAACTAGACAAAGAGTCAGACCCGAAATGAGCATCGTCACTAATGAAAAGTGCCCTGCTTGTGACGGAACAGGCGAAATTAGATCGAGTATCGTCCTTTTAGACGATATTGAAAACAATTTGAGCTTTATTCTGCAAGAACAAAACGAAGTAGGGGTAACACTATGTGTCCACCCATATATCGCCGCTTACATCAAATCTGGACTCATCTCCAGAAGAATGAAATGGTTCCTGAAATACTGGAAATGGATAAAAGTGAAAGAAGTGAGCGCTTATCACCTCACCGAATTTCACTTCTTCAACTCCAAAGACGAAGAAATCAAATTGTAA
- a CDS encoding tetratricopeptide repeat protein, translated as MKNTKQIQIIVLAAVVLVIGFLLFKPVKGLVNEDEKTAAAATSSQGAAAAAQFNLSSVSEAAKKGLNPAIVNEISDLEAKANKADGAEKVKIYQQIADKWNDVEKSVPQAYLYEEMAKLEPKFEYWLKSGDNFRKGYTNLQDTTLATALNLKAIEVYQKAVDLNGASLDAKTGLGAAMVTGTNNPMAGIAILREVVQADPKNLEANKTLGLFSLQSRQFDRAIDRFKIVIEQKPDAESYFYLATGYENIGMKNEAIAAFQKSKEMAADPSLSQFIDRRIQELSK; from the coding sequence ATGAAAAACACCAAGCAAATCCAGATCATCGTTTTAGCAGCAGTAGTCCTTGTGATAGGATTCCTTTTGTTTAAACCTGTGAAGGGCTTGGTTAATGAAGATGAAAAAACTGCAGCAGCAGCAACTTCATCCCAAGGTGCTGCCGCTGCAGCTCAGTTTAACCTGAGCTCCGTTTCAGAAGCTGCAAAAAAAGGTTTAAACCCCGCAATTGTTAATGAAATATCAGATCTAGAAGCTAAAGCCAATAAAGCTGATGGTGCAGAAAAAGTGAAAATTTATCAGCAAATTGCCGATAAATGGAACGACGTCGAAAAATCAGTGCCTCAAGCTTATCTGTACGAGGAAATGGCAAAATTAGAGCCTAAATTTGAATATTGGTTGAAATCCGGGGACAACTTTAGAAAAGGATACACAAATCTCCAAGATACAACCCTTGCAACAGCATTGAACCTCAAAGCAATCGAAGTTTATCAAAAAGCCGTAGATTTGAACGGCGCAAGCTTAGACGCAAAAACAGGATTAGGTGCAGCAATGGTTACGGGAACTAATAACCCAATGGCAGGAATCGCCATCTTGAGAGAAGTCGTGCAAGCAGACCCTAAAAACCTAGAGGCTAACAAAACTTTAGGCCTGTTCTCATTACAGTCGCGCCAATTCGACCGTGCTATCGATCGTTTTAAAATTGTAATTGAACAAAAACCTGATGCTGAATCTTATTTTTATTTAGCAACAGGATATGAAAATATAGGGATGAAGAATGAAGCCATCGCCGCTTTTCAGAAAAGCAAAGAAATGGCAGCAGATCCTAGTCTCTCCCAGTTCATCGATCGAAGGATCCAAGAACTAAGTAAGTAA
- a CDS encoding LytR/AlgR family response regulator transcription factor, with protein MKDYSTVIIEDEKPAARLLMRKLNDLGLDHVEMLHSVAQARKWFSENACPDLIFLDIQLSDGLSFEIFDGNDIDSSIIFTTAYDEFALKAFKMNSIDYLLKPISQDELSFAIDKFERLRDDRQELNLKQIKEIFNNNHTNFKNRFTVKIGQNIKLINIEDIECFILKTKERIFLPRTVTNIYWITV; from the coding sequence ATGAAAGATTATTCTACAGTTATTATTGAGGATGAAAAGCCAGCTGCTAGACTACTGATGCGAAAACTTAATGATTTAGGTTTAGACCATGTCGAAATGCTACATTCTGTAGCACAAGCTAGGAAATGGTTTTCTGAGAATGCCTGTCCTGACTTGATATTCCTGGATATACAGCTGTCAGATGGATTGTCGTTTGAAATCTTTGATGGGAATGATATAGATAGCTCCATTATATTTACTACAGCTTACGATGAATTTGCCTTAAAGGCATTTAAGATGAATAGCATCGATTATTTACTGAAGCCCATCTCCCAGGATGAATTGTCATTTGCTATCGATAAATTCGAACGTTTAAGAGATGATCGACAAGAATTAAACCTCAAACAGATTAAGGAGATTTTCAACAACAATCACACAAATTTTAAAAACCGATTTACAGTAAAAATTGGCCAGAACATTAAGTTAATAAACATCGAAGATATTGAATGTTTTATTCTGAAAACAAAGGAACGTATATTTTTACCAAGGACAGTGACCAATATTTATTGGATTACAGTCTAG
- the miaA gene encoding tRNA (adenosine(37)-N6)-dimethylallyltransferase MiaA, whose protein sequence is MDQVRDLTKFPELIQFIHQAKENLSPDFLLILLGPTASGKTKLAVKLAEVFDGEIISADSRQVYRKLDIGTGKDLKEYNQIPYHLIDIMNPDEKYDVDEFKNDFLVAYQDILSRNKLPILCGGSGSYIQSLLESRPYSSVPKNRELQKELSVFDKEELIEKIKLYSIPADFKIDWNNQKRLVRSLEILEYLSSHELPISNGPLVKNCLILGLNPSLEVRRERIDVRLNSRMEEGLLEEVEGLINSGIDHEQLQWFGLEYKYVSRYLLGDFDFSQFKEKLRTEIHRFAKRQMTYFRKMERDGIRIFWIDSQ, encoded by the coding sequence ATGGACCAAGTTCGTGATTTAACAAAATTTCCAGAACTGATTCAGTTTATACATCAGGCGAAAGAGAACCTTTCGCCTGATTTTCTTTTAATCTTGCTTGGTCCTACAGCCTCTGGAAAGACCAAATTAGCCGTAAAACTAGCAGAGGTTTTTGACGGAGAGATAATCTCCGCCGATTCCAGGCAAGTATATAGAAAGCTAGATATAGGAACAGGGAAAGATTTAAAAGAATATAATCAAATCCCCTACCACCTTATTGATATCATGAATCCGGATGAGAAATATGATGTTGATGAGTTTAAAAATGATTTTTTGGTTGCCTACCAAGATATATTGAGTAGGAATAAGTTGCCTATATTATGCGGAGGATCTGGCTCCTATATTCAAAGTCTTTTAGAGTCAAGGCCTTACAGTTCCGTACCTAAAAATAGGGAATTGCAGAAAGAGCTTTCAGTTTTTGACAAAGAGGAACTGATTGAAAAAATAAAATTATATTCCATTCCGGCAGATTTTAAAATTGATTGGAACAATCAAAAGAGATTGGTGAGGTCTTTGGAGATTCTTGAATATTTATCAAGTCATGAACTTCCCATTTCAAACGGTCCATTAGTTAAGAACTGTTTAATCCTGGGCTTAAATCCTTCATTGGAGGTAAGGAGAGAAAGAATTGATGTACGATTGAATTCAAGGATGGAGGAAGGCTTGTTGGAAGAAGTTGAAGGTTTAATAAATTCTGGAATTGACCATGAGCAGCTTCAATGGTTTGGATTAGAATATAAGTACGTCTCGCGATATTTGCTGGGGGATTTTGATTTTTCTCAGTTTAAGGAGAAGTTGCGGACTGAAATCCATCGTTTTGCGAAACGGCAGATGACCTATTTTCGCAAGATGGAGCGGGATGGCATTCGGATTTTCTGGATTGACAGTCAATAA
- a CDS encoding sensor histidine kinase, which yields MKTFLTSLLYAIIISLMIYFCIAIFVLFATGSLEMSFITAPESVAGIAYGIFLYLTGSFTGLLLKKLIPDRSKAISHILGYIILTIIFAPIVVFLINFSIEVLWLGKSFDHFIQNEFWYGYIPIIIIAILIGLGWYGFYYYKQFKNRQIAHQKLIAGEATAQLESLKNQIDPHFLFNSLNVLIGLIEEDQKNAISYTKSLSGIYRYILEHKDQEYVTIKEELEFAKDYITLLQLRFENSIQYENLIDDKNLNKKTVPLSLQLLLENCIKHNKISEEQPLKIRIYDETDMLVVENNLQEKSNHSASTKIGLRNIRDRYLLTSKKDIHISKSQDMFIVKMPML from the coding sequence ATGAAGACATTTCTAACCTCGTTGTTATATGCAATCATCATTAGTTTAATGATTTATTTTTGCATTGCAATTTTTGTTTTATTTGCGACTGGGAGCTTAGAAATGTCTTTTATTACTGCTCCAGAATCTGTAGCCGGAATTGCCTATGGTATTTTTCTTTATTTAACTGGTTCTTTTACGGGTTTATTGTTGAAAAAGCTGATTCCCGACAGGTCCAAGGCAATTTCTCATATCCTTGGATATATTATTTTAACCATCATTTTTGCACCTATTGTAGTTTTTCTCATAAATTTTTCCATCGAAGTTTTATGGCTCGGGAAGTCGTTTGATCATTTTATACAGAATGAATTTTGGTATGGCTATATTCCAATAATTATAATTGCGATTCTGATAGGTCTTGGCTGGTATGGCTTTTACTATTACAAACAATTCAAGAACCGACAGATAGCACATCAAAAACTTATTGCTGGCGAGGCGACAGCCCAGCTGGAGTCCTTAAAAAACCAGATAGATCCGCACTTTCTATTCAACAGCCTTAATGTCTTGATTGGCTTAATTGAGGAAGATCAAAAAAACGCGATTTCATACACAAAATCATTATCAGGAATTTACAGGTACATTTTGGAGCATAAAGACCAAGAATATGTAACTATTAAGGAAGAACTGGAATTTGCTAAGGATTATATTACTCTCTTACAATTGAGGTTTGAGAACTCTATTCAATATGAGAACTTAATTGATGATAAGAACCTGAATAAAAAAACGGTTCCTTTGTCCTTACAGTTACTTTTAGAAAACTGCATAAAGCACAATAAAATATCCGAAGAACAACCATTAAAAATAAGGATTTATGATGAAACGGACATGTTGGTCGTTGAAAACAACTTGCAAGAAAAATCAAATCATTCCGCATCTACAAAAATAGGATTGCGAAATATCCGCGACCGCTACTTACTTACGAGCAAGAAAGATATTCATATTTCAAAATCTCAAGATATGTTTATTGTTAAAATGCCAATGCTATAA
- a CDS encoding LytR/AlgR family response regulator transcription factor has translation MFYSENKGTYIFTKDSDQYLLDYSLDQIEGLLHPEHFFRISRGHLINISAIKNISIHSNSRLRIELFHYPSKDVIVSRERVQDFKTWLG, from the coding sequence ATGTTTTATTCTGAAAACAAAGGAACGTATATTTTTACCAAGGACAGTGACCAATATTTATTGGATTACAGTCTAGATCAAATTGAAGGTTTATTACATCCGGAGCATTTTTTTAGAATAAGTCGTGGTCATTTAATCAACATCTCGGCTATCAAAAACATTTCTATCCATTCTAATTCCAGGCTTAGAATTGAATTGTTTCATTACCCTAGCAAAGATGTTATTGTTAGTCGGGAACGGGTTCAGGATTTTAAAACTTGGTTAGGTTAG
- a CDS encoding HU family DNA-binding protein: MTKAEIIAEISNKTGLEKVDVQETVEAFFKVVKSAMIGGENVYVRGFGSFVVKKRAEKTARNISKNTAIIIPEHYVPSFKPAKVFVEKVKNGNKK; this comes from the coding sequence ATGACTAAAGCAGAAATTATTGCAGAAATCTCTAACAAGACTGGTTTAGAGAAGGTTGATGTACAAGAAACCGTTGAAGCATTCTTCAAAGTAGTTAAAAGCGCTATGATTGGCGGTGAGAATGTTTACGTAAGAGGTTTTGGAAGTTTTGTGGTTAAAAAGAGAGCCGAAAAAACAGCACGTAACATCTCTAAAAACACAGCTATTATCATTCCTGAGCACTATGTGCCTAGCTTCAAACCTGCAAAAGTATTTGTAGAAAAAGTTAAAAACGGTAATAAAAAATAA
- a CDS encoding Gfo/Idh/MocA family protein, producing MKRKLRMGMVGGGNDAFIGAVHRIAAFMDGKIELVCGTFSVNREISLQSGEDLFVPEERVYVSYQEMIEQEAKLPDGERMDFVTIVTPNFLHFEPAKLALESGFDVVVEKPMTVSLEEALELQKIVERTGRTLCLTHTYSGYPMVKQAKAMIKEGHFGKIRKILVEYPQGWLSRLTEREGNAGAAWRTDPKRSGKSLAMGDIGTHVAHLAEYVTGLRITEVCADLTSFVEGRQLDDDGSVLLRFTEGAKGVLTASQICAGEENAVRFRIYGEKGGVEWANEDPNNLIVKMLDQPRQYYRTGNAYAAPFTLSTFATHNTRIPAGHPEGLLESFANIYRNFAATVAAKKDGKTPTPEQLDFPNVNDGVRGMAFIDTVVASNESNEKWTKFVI from the coding sequence ATGAAACGAAAACTTCGCATGGGCATGGTCGGTGGTGGAAACGATGCCTTTATAGGAGCTGTACACCGCATTGCTGCCTTTATGGACGGCAAAATTGAGTTAGTATGTGGTACTTTCAGTGTTAATAGAGAGATTTCTTTACAATCGGGCGAAGATTTATTTGTTCCTGAAGAGAGAGTATATGTAAGTTATCAGGAGATGATCGAGCAAGAGGCGAAGCTTCCTGATGGGGAGCGTATGGATTTTGTAACGATCGTAACTCCAAATTTTTTACACTTTGAGCCTGCAAAATTGGCATTAGAGAGCGGGTTTGACGTTGTTGTTGAGAAGCCAATGACTGTTTCCTTGGAGGAGGCTTTAGAATTACAAAAGATTGTTGAGCGTACTGGTCGTACTTTATGTTTGACTCATACCTATTCGGGCTATCCTATGGTAAAGCAAGCTAAAGCCATGATTAAGGAAGGTCATTTCGGAAAGATCCGCAAGATTTTGGTAGAGTATCCACAGGGTTGGTTGAGTCGATTGACAGAGCGTGAGGGCAATGCAGGTGCTGCCTGGCGTACAGACCCTAAGCGTTCAGGAAAATCCTTAGCTATGGGCGATATCGGTACTCACGTAGCTCATTTGGCGGAATATGTTACTGGTCTTAGGATTACGGAGGTTTGTGCTGACTTAACATCATTTGTTGAAGGCCGCCAATTGGACGATGATGGATCAGTATTGTTAAGATTTACTGAAGGTGCCAAGGGAGTTCTTACAGCTTCTCAGATCTGCGCTGGAGAAGAAAATGCTGTTAGGTTCCGTATTTATGGTGAGAAAGGTGGCGTTGAATGGGCGAATGAGGATCCAAACAATCTTATTGTTAAGATGCTGGATCAGCCTAGACAATACTATCGCACAGGAAACGCTTATGCTGCTCCATTTACCTTGAGTACATTTGCGACACACAATACGAGAATTCCTGCTGGTCACCCAGAGGGCTTACTAGAGTCATTTGCGAATATCTACCGTAATTTTGCGGCCACTGTTGCTGCCAAGAAAGATGGTAAAACGCCTACACCTGAGCAGTTGGATTTTCCAAATGTAAATGATGGTGTTCGTGGTATGGCATTTATTGACACGGTAGTTGCCAGCAATGAAAGCAATGAAAAATGGACCAAGTTCGTGATTTAA
- a CDS encoding tetratricopeptide repeat protein, whose protein sequence is MKTLILTVLTFFCLSSYGQGNYEKAMGEALQLWGTGKTKEASAQLERIAQAEQDKWLPKYYQTLTLITHSFGIQDEAEKTNALKKINELIPKENLNSEWLVLRALASTSDLTSDPMNKAMILSPSIIADYETAIKMDPKNPRALIGLAEFNIQSKKYMGGDTKEECESLQKALTLFSDEKPAELFYPTWGKERQKRC, encoded by the coding sequence ATGAAGACACTAATTTTAACAGTATTGACATTCTTTTGCCTATCAAGCTATGGACAAGGAAATTATGAGAAAGCTATGGGTGAGGCCTTACAATTATGGGGGACTGGGAAGACAAAAGAAGCCAGTGCTCAACTTGAAAGAATAGCCCAGGCAGAGCAGGATAAATGGCTACCAAAATATTATCAAACATTGACACTTATTACTCATTCATTTGGTATTCAGGATGAGGCAGAAAAGACTAATGCATTGAAGAAGATCAATGAATTGATCCCTAAAGAAAACTTAAATTCCGAATGGCTGGTGTTAAGGGCTTTAGCGAGCACATCTGACCTTACCAGCGACCCAATGAACAAAGCCATGATATTATCTCCGTCCATTATAGCAGATTATGAGACTGCGATTAAGATGGATCCTAAAAATCCAAGAGCATTGATTGGTTTAGCGGAATTCAATATTCAATCCAAGAAATATATGGGTGGAGATACCAAGGAAGAATGCGAAAGTTTACAGAAAGCATTAACTTTATTCAGCGATGAAAAGCCCGCCGAATTATTTTATCCTACTTGGGGAAAAGAAAGGCAGAAGCGCTGCTAA
- a CDS encoding aminotransferase class I/II-fold pyridoxal phosphate-dependent enzyme, producing the protein MTSFRNLDQTTGRIISLDGIDYLFFGGTAYLGLLSNPEYIELYKSGIDKYGLNNGTSRTNNVQLGIYDEVESHLAERFGFQSSALLSSGYLAGQVVVRSLKANRTLLYAPGSHPALWMDQSPIVTEIDFETWSKNTIEFINNAIETDFIVVSNCIDNLTPQRYDFSIFKNVNPNKNLLLVLDDSHGIGVLHKNKISTDLENLRKANIEIVVLASLAKGMGTDAGVVLGSNEIIAQIKKNPIFNGASPTSPAALYALIKGEKIYAEAYDRMKENTQLLAKLTSETNLSHIPDFPVFSSTKPFLYRNLLNHNILISSFPYPLANSPLLNRIVISALHTENDVRHLSEILCSEKSLIL; encoded by the coding sequence ATGACCTCCTTTAGAAACCTTGATCAAACTACAGGACGAATTATTAGCCTTGACGGAATAGACTACCTTTTTTTTGGCGGAACTGCTTATTTGGGATTATTGTCGAATCCTGAATATATCGAATTATATAAGTCGGGTATCGACAAATACGGGCTGAATAATGGAACCTCAAGAACTAATAATGTACAACTAGGAATTTATGATGAGGTAGAATCCCATCTTGCAGAACGATTCGGATTCCAATCTTCAGCATTACTTTCGAGCGGTTATTTAGCAGGTCAAGTTGTGGTACGTTCGCTAAAAGCTAACAGAACTTTGCTGTACGCCCCAGGAAGCCATCCAGCACTTTGGATGGACCAAAGCCCAATTGTTACAGAAATTGATTTTGAAACTTGGTCCAAGAATACAATCGAGTTTATTAATAATGCTATTGAAACGGATTTTATCGTCGTCTCAAATTGTATAGACAACCTAACTCCCCAACGATATGACTTTTCAATCTTTAAAAATGTAAATCCGAATAAAAACCTTCTATTGGTTCTTGATGATTCACATGGGATAGGGGTGCTACATAAAAACAAAATATCTACAGATCTAGAGAATTTAAGAAAAGCCAACATTGAAATAGTTGTTTTGGCATCTCTGGCAAAAGGTATGGGAACGGATGCTGGAGTAGTTTTGGGAAGCAATGAAATCATTGCACAAATAAAGAAAAACCCAATTTTTAATGGTGCGTCACCAACTTCCCCAGCGGCCTTGTATGCTCTGATTAAAGGTGAAAAAATCTATGCTGAAGCATACGACAGAATGAAAGAAAACACTCAGCTATTAGCTAAATTAACCAGTGAAACAAACCTGAGCCACATACCGGATTTTCCAGTGTTCAGTTCTACCAAGCCATTTCTTTACAGAAATTTATTGAATCACAATATATTGATTTCTAGCTTTCCATATCCTTTAGCGAATAGTCCATTATTAAATAGAATAGTAATTTCGGCGTTGCACACTGAAAATGATGTTCGTCATCTGTCTGAAATATTGTGTTCAGAAAAATCATTAATACTTTGA
- a CDS encoding TonB-dependent receptor: MKFWLTLFLLFIFSFSLSGQTISGKVTNQKHQGISDVNIFIAGSYDGSSSDSTGQFKFSTTTTGKQRLVLSCVGYTTQQLEIEIRDSLYFDLVMVSESNSIEAVTVRAGQISVSNQSNSVLTPLDIVTTAGSMGNIIAALGKLPGAQIAGENGRLMVRGGDPSETQTFINGILVNQPYTASANGVPVRGRFSPFLFKGTNFSTGGYGAEFGNALSGILNLTSSQMIDQPKTELSFSTVGLGASNSQKWGNSSLSINANYTNLKPYTGIIKQDLKWHKPYEQASGEAIFRNKGDKHFFNLYASFASENFSFDDYSAIYSQEINTSVKSKNYYMNSNFSYYLPSNWKLEAGLGLGYLDKKLGYYNFNLPSKETSTHAKILVKKNANRWNWMIGGEHFLTDINEQFIPADSNPFSYGFNRSIIGVFSEGQYRIFPQLTFDLGLRYTDNLRNQRFLEPRAAIGYNPFKNHLLSLSYGKYHQEPGVDIYKFQSDLLWQSADHYILNYTYQNKGQMVRLEGFYKDYKRLITYNDVIPQYNSIFTNKGYGQVKGIDFFWKDSQSIPNLQYWISYSYTDAKKLERNYEFSVQPDYLSKHYFSVVGKYWISNLRSQLGLTNTYISGRPYHDPNLSGFMQSMTKPQNDLSFSWSFLLTQQKILFFSVTNLLGNKPIYTYEFSPQPNSNGRFDSRAITPTAKRFLFLGFFWTISKNKKDNQLDQL, from the coding sequence ATGAAATTTTGGCTAACCCTTTTTCTGTTATTTATCTTTTCATTTTCACTTTCTGGACAGACCATCAGTGGAAAGGTAACTAATCAGAAACATCAAGGCATTTCAGATGTAAATATTTTTATAGCTGGGAGTTATGATGGATCTTCCAGCGATTCTACGGGTCAATTTAAGTTTTCTACGACTACCACTGGGAAGCAGCGTCTTGTTTTGAGTTGTGTTGGTTATACGACACAGCAACTGGAAATTGAGATTCGAGACAGTTTATATTTCGACCTTGTGATGGTTTCTGAGAGCAACTCTATTGAAGCTGTGACTGTTAGGGCGGGACAGATCAGTGTCAGCAACCAATCTAATTCTGTATTAACGCCATTGGATATAGTGACCACTGCTGGAAGTATGGGAAATATTATTGCGGCCTTGGGAAAACTTCCAGGGGCGCAGATCGCGGGTGAAAATGGTCGATTGATGGTTAGAGGCGGCGACCCCAGTGAAACCCAGACTTTCATAAATGGCATTTTGGTAAATCAACCCTATACCGCATCCGCCAATGGTGTTCCTGTTCGCGGTCGTTTTTCACCATTTTTGTTTAAGGGGACCAACTTTTCTACTGGAGGTTATGGTGCAGAGTTTGGGAATGCCCTATCGGGAATTCTCAATTTGACCAGCTCACAGATGATTGATCAACCCAAAACGGAACTTTCATTTTCTACCGTAGGTTTAGGAGCTAGCAATTCCCAAAAATGGGGAAATAGTTCGCTAAGTATTAATGCCAACTATACAAATCTCAAACCTTACACAGGGATCATAAAGCAAGATTTAAAATGGCACAAACCATACGAGCAGGCATCAGGGGAAGCGATTTTCAGAAATAAAGGTGACAAACATTTCTTCAATCTTTATGCCTCATTTGCATCAGAAAATTTCAGCTTCGACGACTATAGTGCTATTTACAGTCAAGAAATAAACACTTCCGTAAAGAGCAAAAATTACTATATGAACAGCAATTTTTCATATTACCTGCCTTCGAATTGGAAGCTTGAAGCTGGCTTGGGACTTGGATACCTAGATAAGAAACTAGGCTACTACAATTTTAATCTTCCATCAAAAGAAACAAGTACTCACGCTAAAATATTGGTCAAGAAAAATGCAAATCGCTGGAATTGGATGATCGGTGGAGAGCATTTTCTAACCGATATAAATGAGCAATTCATTCCTGCGGATAGTAATCCGTTTTCCTATGGTTTCAATCGTTCAATCATAGGAGTATTTTCTGAAGGTCAATATCGGATATTTCCTCAATTGACGTTTGATTTAGGTTTGCGATACACCGATAACTTGAGAAACCAGCGTTTTTTGGAACCCAGGGCAGCAATAGGTTATAACCCTTTCAAGAACCATCTTCTTTCCCTCTCCTATGGAAAATATCATCAAGAACCCGGGGTTGATATCTACAAATTTCAGAGCGACCTATTGTGGCAATCTGCCGATCACTATATCTTAAATTACACTTATCAAAATAAGGGTCAGATGGTCCGTTTAGAAGGTTTTTATAAGGATTACAAAAGATTGATCACCTACAATGATGTCATTCCACAGTACAATTCAATCTTCACGAATAAGGGATATGGCCAAGTAAAGGGAATAGATTTTTTCTGGAAAGACAGCCAAAGCATTCCCAATTTGCAATATTGGATTTCGTATTCCTATACGGATGCCAAAAAGCTTGAAAGGAATTATGAATTTTCTGTTCAACCAGACTATTTATCCAAGCATTATTTTTCTGTTGTAGGTAAATATTGGATATCAAATCTTAGATCACAATTGGGTTTGACGAATACCTATATTTCTGGGCGCCCATACCACGATCCTAATTTATCGGGGTTTATGCAATCTATGACGAAACCTCAGAACGACCTTTCCTTTAGTTGGTCATTTTTATTGACACAGCAGAAGATTCTATTTTTTTCAGTTACCAATTTATTGGGCAATAAGCCGATTTACACCTATGAATTTAGTCCACAACCCAATTCAAACGGACGATTTGATAGTAGAGCAATAACCCCAACTGCCAAAAGGTTTTTATTCTTAGGATTTTTTTGGACCATCAGTAAAAACAAAAAGGATAATCAATTGGACCAATTGTAA